In one Bacteroidota bacterium genomic region, the following are encoded:
- a CDS encoding GNAT family N-acetyltransferase — protein MKLLFKKAEPSDIPVIAQLADKIWKKHYPSIITMNQVTYMLDRMYSPLSIQQQMSDGHEFTIVYESNETLAYASVSRNGNNYFLHKFYVDTEKHGQGIGQHLYNYLISKLENPQSIELTVNRQNIKAINFYFKMGFVIDRIADFDIGDGYFMNDFVMIRKF, from the coding sequence ATGAAACTGCTATTCAAAAAGGCTGAACCTTCCGACATACCTGTTATTGCGCAGTTGGCTGATAAAATCTGGAAAAAACATTACCCCTCGATCATTACAATGAACCAGGTCACCTATATGCTTGACCGCATGTACTCACCCCTGAGTATTCAGCAGCAAATGAGTGATGGTCATGAGTTTACTATTGTATATGAAAGCAACGAAACCCTCGCTTATGCTTCGGTAAGCCGGAATGGAAATAATTATTTTTTGCATAAGTTTTATGTTGATACAGAAAAGCACGGGCAAGGTATTGGACAACACTTGTATAACTATCTCATTTCAAAACTGGAAAATCCCCAAAGCATTGAGTTAACAGTGAATCGTCAAAACATTAAAGCCATTAATTTCTATTTCAAAATGGGATTTGTCATTGACCGCATTGCCGATTTTGATATTGGTGACGGTTATTTTATGAATGATTTTGTGATGATACGGAAGTTTTGA